A stretch of Stegostoma tigrinum isolate sSteTig4 chromosome 23, sSteTig4.hap1, whole genome shotgun sequence DNA encodes these proteins:
- the traf7 gene encoding E3 ubiquitin-protein ligase TRAF7 isoform X2, translating to MTSTKSNRYNRFSGGATNIPVIDNTSITRMETTFGPAYSTVTTITKADGTNTFKQHRRTPSSSSTLTYSPRDEDDVMEPLVFAEQPSVKLCCQLCCSVFKDPVITTCGHTFCRRCALTSEKCPVDNAKLTVVVNNIAVAEQIGELFVHCKYGCRPGSNGKPGAFEVDPHGCPFTVKLSGRKDHEGSCDYRPVRCPNNPNCPPLLKMNLDAHLKECEHIKCPHSKYGCTFVGNQDTYEAHLEVCKFEGLKEFLQQTDDRFHEMQVGLAQKDQEIAFLRSMLGKLSEKLDQLEKSLELKFDVLDENQSKLSEDLMEFRRDASMLSDELSHINARLNMGILGSYDPQQIFKCKGTFVGHQGPVWCLCVHSTGDLLFSGSSDKTIKVWDTCTTYKCQKTLEGHDGIVLALCIQGNKLYSGSADCTIIVWDIPALQKVNTIRAHDNPVCTLVSSHNMLFSGSLKAIKVWDIVGTDLNLKKELTGLNHWVRALVASQNHLYSGSYQTIKIWDIRTLECVHVLQTSGGSVYSIAVTNHHIVCGTYENLIHVWDIESKEQVRTLTGHVGTVYALAVISTPDQTKVFSASYDRSLRVWSMDNMICTQTLLRHQGSVTALAVSRGRLFSGAVDSTVKVWTC from the exons ACAAGGATGGAAACTACTTTTGGTCCAGCGTATTCTACCGTTACGACCATCACTAAAG CTGATGGGACAAATACCTTCAAGCAGCACAGGAGGACCCCTTCATCCTCCAGTACCCTGACCTATTCACCGAGGGATGAGGATGATGTAATG GAACCATTGGTTTTTGCTGAACAGCCTTCAGTGAAGTTATGCTGTCAACTTTGTTGCAGTGTATTCAAGGATCCTGTCATCACAACATGTGGA CACACATTTTGTAGAAGGTGCGCCTTAACATCTG AGAAGTGCCCTGTTGACAATGCAAAGCTGACAGTTGTAGTTAACAACATAGCTGTAGCTGAGCAGATTGGAGAGTTGTTTGTCCATTGTAAATATGGCTGCCGGCCAGGCTCAAATGGAAAACCAGGGGCCTTTGAGGTTGACCCACATGGATGTCCATTCACTGTTAAATTGAGTGGTAGAAA AGACCATGAGGGCAGCTGTGATTACCGACCAGTTCGTTGTCCTAACAACCCAAACTGTCCACCACTCTTGAAAATGAATCTTGATGCTCATCTTAAAGAATGTGAACACATCAAATGTCCTCACTCAAAGTATGG ATGCACGTTTGTCGGAAATCAGGACACCTATGAAGCCCACCTAGAGGTATGCAAGTTTGAGGGTCTGAAAGAGTTCCTGCAGCAAACTGATGACCGCTTTCATGAGATGCAAGTAGGCTTGGCTCAAAAAGACCAAGAGATTGCCTTCCTTCGATCAATGCTTGGGAAACTCTCTGAGAAACTTGACCAGTTGGAGAAGTCTCTGGAGCTAAAGTTTG ATGTTTTGGATGAGAATCAAAGTAAACTCAGCGAGGATCTAATGGAGTTCCGCAGAGATGCATCAATGCTAAGT GATGAACTTTCACACATCAATGCCAGGTTAAACATGGGAATCCTGGGCT CTTACGATCCTCAGCAGATATTTAAGTGTAAGGGTACCTTTGTGGGCCACCAGGGTCCAGTTTGGTGTTTGTGTGTCCACTCTACTGGCGATCTGCTCTTCAGTGGTTCTTCAGACAAAACTATCAAG GTATGGGATACCTGTACTACATACAAATGTCAGAAGACTCTGGAAGGACATGATGGCATAGTTTTGGCTCTGTGCATTCAAGG GAACAAGTTATACAGTGGCTCTGCAGATTGCACAATAATT GTCTGGGATATTCCAGCTTTGCAAAAGGTCAACACCATCAGAGCACACGACAATCCAGTTTGCACATTGGTATCGTCTCACAATATGCTTTTCAGTGGCTCGCTCAAAGCTATTAAG GTTTGGGACATTGTGGGAACAGATCTAAATCTGAAGAAAGAACTCACCGGTTTGAATCATTGGGTGCGTGCGTTGGTGGCCTCTCAAAACCACCTTTACAGTGGATCCTACCAGACAATCAAG ATCTGGGACATAAGGACTCTAGAGTGTGTGCATGTACTGCAGACTTCTGGTGGTAGTGTTTACTCCATTGCAGTTACTAATCACCACATTGTGTGTGGAACCTACGAAAATCTTATCCAT GTATGGGATATAGAATCAAAAGAACAGGTTCGAACACTGACTGGCCATGTAGGCACAGTATATGCATTGGCTGTGATTTCAACACCAGACCAGACCAAAGTCTTCAGTGCATCTTATGACCGATCACTTAGG GTTTGGAGTATGGATAACATGATCTGTACACAGACATTGCTTCGTCACCAAGGCAGTGTAACTGCTCTTGCTGTGTCCAGAGGGCGTCTCTTCTCGGGTGCTGTGGACAGTACAGTTAAA GTCTGGACCTGTTAG
- the traf7 gene encoding E3 ubiquitin-protein ligase TRAF7 isoform X3, whose protein sequence is MSLRSTFSLHEEEDEQEPLVFAEQPSVKLCCQLCCSVFKDPVITTCGHTFCRRCALTSEKCPVDNAKLTVVVNNIAVAEQIGELFVHCKYGCRPGSNGKPGAFEVDPHGCPFTVKLSGRKDHEGSCDYRPVRCPNNPNCPPLLKMNLDAHLKECEHIKCPHSKYGCTFVGNQDTYEAHLEVCKFEGLKEFLQQTDDRFHEMQVGLAQKDQEIAFLRSMLGKLSEKLDQLEKSLELKFDVLDENQSKLSEDLMEFRRDASMLSDELSHINARLNMGILGSYDPQQIFKCKGTFVGHQGPVWCLCVHSTGDLLFSGSSDKTIKVWDTCTTYKCQKTLEGHDGIVLALCIQGNKLYSGSADCTIIVWDIPALQKVNTIRAHDNPVCTLVSSHNMLFSGSLKAIKVWDIVGTDLNLKKELTGLNHWVRALVASQNHLYSGSYQTIKIWDIRTLECVHVLQTSGGSVYSIAVTNHHIVCGTYENLIHVWDIESKEQVRTLTGHVGTVYALAVISTPDQTKVFSASYDRSLRVWSMDNMICTQTLLRHQGSVTALAVSRGRLFSGAVDSTVKVWTC, encoded by the exons ATGTCCCTACGATCTACATTTTCTCTGCACGAAGAGGAAGATGAGCAG GAACCATTGGTTTTTGCTGAACAGCCTTCAGTGAAGTTATGCTGTCAACTTTGTTGCAGTGTATTCAAGGATCCTGTCATCACAACATGTGGA CACACATTTTGTAGAAGGTGCGCCTTAACATCTG AGAAGTGCCCTGTTGACAATGCAAAGCTGACAGTTGTAGTTAACAACATAGCTGTAGCTGAGCAGATTGGAGAGTTGTTTGTCCATTGTAAATATGGCTGCCGGCCAGGCTCAAATGGAAAACCAGGGGCCTTTGAGGTTGACCCACATGGATGTCCATTCACTGTTAAATTGAGTGGTAGAAA AGACCATGAGGGCAGCTGTGATTACCGACCAGTTCGTTGTCCTAACAACCCAAACTGTCCACCACTCTTGAAAATGAATCTTGATGCTCATCTTAAAGAATGTGAACACATCAAATGTCCTCACTCAAAGTATGG ATGCACGTTTGTCGGAAATCAGGACACCTATGAAGCCCACCTAGAGGTATGCAAGTTTGAGGGTCTGAAAGAGTTCCTGCAGCAAACTGATGACCGCTTTCATGAGATGCAAGTAGGCTTGGCTCAAAAAGACCAAGAGATTGCCTTCCTTCGATCAATGCTTGGGAAACTCTCTGAGAAACTTGACCAGTTGGAGAAGTCTCTGGAGCTAAAGTTTG ATGTTTTGGATGAGAATCAAAGTAAACTCAGCGAGGATCTAATGGAGTTCCGCAGAGATGCATCAATGCTAAGT GATGAACTTTCACACATCAATGCCAGGTTAAACATGGGAATCCTGGGCT CTTACGATCCTCAGCAGATATTTAAGTGTAAGGGTACCTTTGTGGGCCACCAGGGTCCAGTTTGGTGTTTGTGTGTCCACTCTACTGGCGATCTGCTCTTCAGTGGTTCTTCAGACAAAACTATCAAG GTATGGGATACCTGTACTACATACAAATGTCAGAAGACTCTGGAAGGACATGATGGCATAGTTTTGGCTCTGTGCATTCAAGG GAACAAGTTATACAGTGGCTCTGCAGATTGCACAATAATT GTCTGGGATATTCCAGCTTTGCAAAAGGTCAACACCATCAGAGCACACGACAATCCAGTTTGCACATTGGTATCGTCTCACAATATGCTTTTCAGTGGCTCGCTCAAAGCTATTAAG GTTTGGGACATTGTGGGAACAGATCTAAATCTGAAGAAAGAACTCACCGGTTTGAATCATTGGGTGCGTGCGTTGGTGGCCTCTCAAAACCACCTTTACAGTGGATCCTACCAGACAATCAAG ATCTGGGACATAAGGACTCTAGAGTGTGTGCATGTACTGCAGACTTCTGGTGGTAGTGTTTACTCCATTGCAGTTACTAATCACCACATTGTGTGTGGAACCTACGAAAATCTTATCCAT GTATGGGATATAGAATCAAAAGAACAGGTTCGAACACTGACTGGCCATGTAGGCACAGTATATGCATTGGCTGTGATTTCAACACCAGACCAGACCAAAGTCTTCAGTGCATCTTATGACCGATCACTTAGG GTTTGGAGTATGGATAACATGATCTGTACACAGACATTGCTTCGTCACCAAGGCAGTGTAACTGCTCTTGCTGTGTCCAGAGGGCGTCTCTTCTCGGGTGCTGTGGACAGTACAGTTAAA GTCTGGACCTGTTAG
- the traf7 gene encoding E3 ubiquitin-protein ligase TRAF7 isoform X1 yields MTSTKSNRYNRFSGGATNIPVIDNTSITRMETTFGPAYSTVTTITKADGTNTFKQHRRTPSSSSTLTYSPRDEDDVMPPISTPRRSDSAISVRSLHSESSMSLRSTFSLHEEEDEQEPLVFAEQPSVKLCCQLCCSVFKDPVITTCGHTFCRRCALTSEKCPVDNAKLTVVVNNIAVAEQIGELFVHCKYGCRPGSNGKPGAFEVDPHGCPFTVKLSGRKDHEGSCDYRPVRCPNNPNCPPLLKMNLDAHLKECEHIKCPHSKYGCTFVGNQDTYEAHLEVCKFEGLKEFLQQTDDRFHEMQVGLAQKDQEIAFLRSMLGKLSEKLDQLEKSLELKFDVLDENQSKLSEDLMEFRRDASMLSDELSHINARLNMGILGSYDPQQIFKCKGTFVGHQGPVWCLCVHSTGDLLFSGSSDKTIKVWDTCTTYKCQKTLEGHDGIVLALCIQGNKLYSGSADCTIIVWDIPALQKVNTIRAHDNPVCTLVSSHNMLFSGSLKAIKVWDIVGTDLNLKKELTGLNHWVRALVASQNHLYSGSYQTIKIWDIRTLECVHVLQTSGGSVYSIAVTNHHIVCGTYENLIHVWDIESKEQVRTLTGHVGTVYALAVISTPDQTKVFSASYDRSLRVWSMDNMICTQTLLRHQGSVTALAVSRGRLFSGAVDSTVKVWTC; encoded by the exons ACAAGGATGGAAACTACTTTTGGTCCAGCGTATTCTACCGTTACGACCATCACTAAAG CTGATGGGACAAATACCTTCAAGCAGCACAGGAGGACCCCTTCATCCTCCAGTACCCTGACCTATTCACCGAGGGATGAGGATGATGTAATG CCTCCAATCAGTACTCCACGTCGGTCAGACTCAGCGATATCTGTTAGGTCCCTGCATTCAGAATCAAGTATGTCCCTACGATCTACATTTTCTCTGCACGAAGAGGAAGATGAGCAG GAACCATTGGTTTTTGCTGAACAGCCTTCAGTGAAGTTATGCTGTCAACTTTGTTGCAGTGTATTCAAGGATCCTGTCATCACAACATGTGGA CACACATTTTGTAGAAGGTGCGCCTTAACATCTG AGAAGTGCCCTGTTGACAATGCAAAGCTGACAGTTGTAGTTAACAACATAGCTGTAGCTGAGCAGATTGGAGAGTTGTTTGTCCATTGTAAATATGGCTGCCGGCCAGGCTCAAATGGAAAACCAGGGGCCTTTGAGGTTGACCCACATGGATGTCCATTCACTGTTAAATTGAGTGGTAGAAA AGACCATGAGGGCAGCTGTGATTACCGACCAGTTCGTTGTCCTAACAACCCAAACTGTCCACCACTCTTGAAAATGAATCTTGATGCTCATCTTAAAGAATGTGAACACATCAAATGTCCTCACTCAAAGTATGG ATGCACGTTTGTCGGAAATCAGGACACCTATGAAGCCCACCTAGAGGTATGCAAGTTTGAGGGTCTGAAAGAGTTCCTGCAGCAAACTGATGACCGCTTTCATGAGATGCAAGTAGGCTTGGCTCAAAAAGACCAAGAGATTGCCTTCCTTCGATCAATGCTTGGGAAACTCTCTGAGAAACTTGACCAGTTGGAGAAGTCTCTGGAGCTAAAGTTTG ATGTTTTGGATGAGAATCAAAGTAAACTCAGCGAGGATCTAATGGAGTTCCGCAGAGATGCATCAATGCTAAGT GATGAACTTTCACACATCAATGCCAGGTTAAACATGGGAATCCTGGGCT CTTACGATCCTCAGCAGATATTTAAGTGTAAGGGTACCTTTGTGGGCCACCAGGGTCCAGTTTGGTGTTTGTGTGTCCACTCTACTGGCGATCTGCTCTTCAGTGGTTCTTCAGACAAAACTATCAAG GTATGGGATACCTGTACTACATACAAATGTCAGAAGACTCTGGAAGGACATGATGGCATAGTTTTGGCTCTGTGCATTCAAGG GAACAAGTTATACAGTGGCTCTGCAGATTGCACAATAATT GTCTGGGATATTCCAGCTTTGCAAAAGGTCAACACCATCAGAGCACACGACAATCCAGTTTGCACATTGGTATCGTCTCACAATATGCTTTTCAGTGGCTCGCTCAAAGCTATTAAG GTTTGGGACATTGTGGGAACAGATCTAAATCTGAAGAAAGAACTCACCGGTTTGAATCATTGGGTGCGTGCGTTGGTGGCCTCTCAAAACCACCTTTACAGTGGATCCTACCAGACAATCAAG ATCTGGGACATAAGGACTCTAGAGTGTGTGCATGTACTGCAGACTTCTGGTGGTAGTGTTTACTCCATTGCAGTTACTAATCACCACATTGTGTGTGGAACCTACGAAAATCTTATCCAT GTATGGGATATAGAATCAAAAGAACAGGTTCGAACACTGACTGGCCATGTAGGCACAGTATATGCATTGGCTGTGATTTCAACACCAGACCAGACCAAAGTCTTCAGTGCATCTTATGACCGATCACTTAGG GTTTGGAGTATGGATAACATGATCTGTACACAGACATTGCTTCGTCACCAAGGCAGTGTAACTGCTCTTGCTGTGTCCAGAGGGCGTCTCTTCTCGGGTGCTGTGGACAGTACAGTTAAA GTCTGGACCTGTTAG